A DNA window from Bradyrhizobium barranii subsp. barranii contains the following coding sequences:
- a CDS encoding flavin-dependent oxidoreductase, whose translation MKAIIVGGGIGGLTTALMLRSRGIGCEIFEQADTIRELGVGINTLPHAMRELAGLGLLQQLDDVAIRTDQLYYLNRHGQEVWREARGIDAGHDVPQFSIHRGRLQGVIHRAVEERLGPEAIHTGCRLGAFTQDEGGVTAYFFDRSGAHIHTARGDILIGADGIHSRVRDTLFPNEGPPCWNGLMLWRGARDWPLFLTGKSMIVAGGLNAKVVIYPIAEGSSPASRLTNWAVLVKVGEGNAPPPRKEDWSRPGRREELMPHVARFSVPYIDVKSLISATPEFYEYPTCDRDPLPYWSSGRVTLLGDAAHPMYPVGSNGASQAILDARCLADALVRAEHPRQALLEYEKKRLPMTADIVRSNRRGGPEGVIDAVEQLAPDGFDNVDNVLSYSQREAIVRGYATKAGFAAVPGLAAVRA comes from the coding sequence ATGAAGGCGATTATCGTCGGTGGCGGTATCGGTGGTCTCACCACGGCATTGATGCTGCGCTCGCGCGGCATCGGGTGCGAGATTTTCGAACAGGCCGACACCATCCGCGAGCTCGGTGTCGGCATCAACACGCTGCCGCATGCGATGCGGGAGCTTGCCGGCCTCGGTCTCCTCCAGCAGCTCGACGACGTCGCGATCCGCACCGACCAGCTCTATTACCTCAATCGCCACGGCCAGGAGGTATGGCGCGAGGCCCGCGGCATCGACGCCGGCCATGACGTGCCGCAATTCTCGATTCACCGCGGCCGCCTTCAGGGCGTCATCCATCGCGCCGTCGAGGAGCGGCTCGGGCCGGAGGCAATTCACACCGGCTGCCGCCTCGGCGCCTTCACGCAGGACGAGGGCGGCGTCACCGCTTATTTCTTCGACCGCTCGGGCGCGCACATTCATACTGCGCGCGGCGATATCCTGATCGGCGCTGACGGCATCCATTCACGCGTTCGCGATACGCTGTTCCCGAACGAGGGACCGCCGTGCTGGAACGGCCTGATGCTATGGCGCGGTGCGCGCGATTGGCCGCTGTTCCTCACCGGCAAGTCGATGATCGTGGCCGGCGGCCTCAACGCCAAGGTGGTGATCTATCCGATCGCAGAGGGATCGAGTCCGGCGAGCCGTCTCACCAACTGGGCGGTGCTGGTGAAGGTCGGCGAGGGCAATGCCCCGCCGCCCCGGAAGGAAGACTGGTCGCGGCCCGGCCGGCGCGAGGAGTTGATGCCGCATGTCGCGCGCTTCTCGGTGCCTTATATCGACGTCAAGAGCCTGATCTCGGCAACGCCGGAATTCTACGAATATCCGACCTGCGACCGTGATCCCTTGCCTTACTGGTCGTCCGGGCGCGTTACGCTGCTCGGTGACGCCGCGCATCCCATGTATCCGGTCGGCTCCAATGGCGCATCTCAGGCGATCCTCGACGCGCGCTGCCTTGCCGATGCGCTGGTGCGCGCCGAGCATCCGCGCCAGGCTTTGCTTGAATATGAGAAGAAACGTCTGCCGATGACCGCTGACATCGTCCGCTCCAACCGGCGCGGCGGCCCCGAGGGCGTCATCGACGCCGTCGAGCAGCTTGCGCCCGATGGCTTCGACAACGTCGACAACGTGCTGAGCTATTCCCAGCGCGAGGCGATCGTGCGCGGCTATGCCACCAAGGCCGGCTTCGCCGCCGTGCCGGGTCTGGCGGCGGTGCGCGCTTAA